DNA from Prionailurus bengalensis isolate Pbe53 chromosome X, Fcat_Pben_1.1_paternal_pri, whole genome shotgun sequence:
GGACACGAGCTAAGCTACAACCGAAGCCGCCAGCTCTGGTTACCCGTAGTCCCCTCCGATGCCTTAGAGCAAGTGCTCCCCACCCGAGCCCTCTTGGCAGGAGCACCCGCCCACTTGGTGCCCAAGCCCAGCCGCATGCGCACCTCGGCGAGCCCAACCCCCACTGAAGGGTGGTATATATAAAGCGCCTAGCGGGACGCTGGGTAGCTGAACTCGACGGCACGGCAGCGTAGCCACCGCTTCACGTGTGACCCAGCGATCCAGCAGATCCAGACGCAGATCCACACAGGACGGCAGAGGGATACTATGGATCCTTTCAACCAATTCAAGCGCGAAGTCACGGGCTTCCCCAGCCTGGGAGTCGACGAGGACCGGGAAGAGCTGCGTGGTCTGTGCCCGTCGGGACCAGCGTCTTCGCCACGTCCCAGAAATGAAGGGTCCCTGGGCGAGGGGAGCGGTCTGGCCACCCCTCAGATGCCTCCCCTGGTCTCCTCCCCACAGCCCGGGCTCTGATGCTGATATCTGTCTCTGGATTTCTTCTCTTGCAGAAAGCAAGCAAGTGGCGATGTCGCTTACCAGAAACGGAGAGGCGGAGAAAGCCAAGGCCGAGTTCGCACCTGAGCAGCAGGCGGCAGGCATACGAAATCAAGGAGGAAGAAGACAGCGGCGACGACGGTGCCGGTTATGGCCACAGCAATGGCAGAGAAGGGGCCGGCAACGTGGGCGCTGGATATCCGTGGCCCCCGGGCGGCGAAACCCGCGATGTGGGCTGCGGCCGCAGCCCACGGCAGTTGGAGCCAGTGGAGCCGAAGCAGGAGGAGCACTTGCCCCCCGCCGCGGCTCCGGCTCCGGTTCCGgttccggctccggctccggctccggcccCCGCTCCAGGAGGGAGGCAGCCGGCGGGCCCCCGCATCGTGTTCACCCCGCTGCAGGTGCGCCATCTGGAGAGCTTGTTCAACTACACCCAGTATCCCAGCACCACCATGCGGTAAGTGGGCTTCTGCGCTGGGCGCCGGTGCGGGGTTCGGGGGGAGTGGCTGGGGTTGGTGGGGACGGcgcgggggggggcgggaagaacGGGGTGGGTCTGTGGCGGGGGGAGACCGCGGCGGAGACTGGCGGGGGAGCGACGGCAGGAACGGGACggcgagtgggggggggggggggggggggggcggcgcggAGGCTTGTCACGTGTCTCTCCCCTCGTGGCTGAAGTAAAACCTACCGGGCCCTCGAGGCTGCCGGTCCCGCGCCTCCCTTGGTTTAGGCGGGAGCTGAGGTCTCTGCGGGTGGGGACCAAGGGGGACGTTCAGGTGGAGTGGAACATCTGGAGCCGGGAAACTGTCCGCTGCGGCTAATAGAAGAAAGTCCTAGAAAGTCCTACtagaaccggggggggggggggggggggggacggcggggggggcggggggggaagggGCGAGGGCGAGAAGTCTGAGACGCGGGAGCAAACGGGCTAGTAGGATCCCGCCTTTGCTTAAAATGGTGATAAATCTGCTCGTTGTGGATTATTTCTGCACCggtttttagtgttatttttaaattttagtgttatttttaaattatttacgtATTTGAGGTAATCCCAACTCACTAAAGTAATcccaatttatgtattttaaatacacccaacgtggggctggaactcatgacccttgACGTCGAGAGTCACAGGCTCCTGCAACCGAACCCGCCAGTCGGCCCTGCCCtgatttggatatttttaaatagtgcGCCGGAAAACGGTCTCGAGTAGTGAATGTTCTGCATTCCCTTAAACTTTGCTagaggtctttaaaaataatttaaaatttaaaaatgaagaaaaggggcacggctggctcagtccgtagagcatatgaattttgatctcgagtcgtgagttcaagccccattttggacCCGTAGCCTACTTACGAAAACCGTAAAtccggcgcctgggtggctcagtggttgagcgtcccacttcgtcAGGTCGAGAGATCTCTCAGCGTTCTGGGattccagccccacctctgaCTTTGCCTGaaatgctttggattctgtctccctccctgttcaCCCCTTCCACGCTTGCGCGTGGcgctgtctcaaatataaatatttttaaaaaagaaaagaaaaaaataataaaattgaaaaaaattaaaattaaatcgtGCCGACGGAAAAACTGCCTTCAAAGGAAGCCTCAAGCTACCCCTTACAGAatagtgggggcgggggtgggggggggagagtgtgtgtgtgtgtgtgtgtgtgtgtgtgtgtgtgttggggggtggatggtggatggCAGGGGGGAAGTTAGTGACAGAAAAATGTAACAAAGCACGACCAAGGAATAAACAGCAGTTTGTGCCATCCTTTAGCCTCTAGTGGGCATGTACTCTTAACTGGGTTCATTACTGAtaaagagagatgggggaggggatgggatgggaggggaggggagagagagaatgcatgttgTTTTAGGGCtctaatttatcattatttttttattaaaattttttttttaacgtttatttatttttgagacagagagagacagagcatgaacgggggagggtcagagagagagggagacacagaatctgaaacaggctccgggctctgagctgtcagcacagagccggacacggggctggaactcacagacctcgagatcatgacctgagccgaagtcggacacccaaccaactgagccacccaggcgccccttaaggctCTAATTTAACCCATAAATTGGGTAAGAGCAATGACTGAAAGTCCACACAGATAGTTCCTCAGTcagattctttttcattttggtgttGATAACactaaaagaaactgaattagaATGTCACGTGTTCTTGGGGACTGTGCCTCCTTTACCCACCAAGACTTGGCTTCCCTTAAATTCTTTGTCAACGGAACCTCACTGTAAATCCTGAAATGGCGTGACTTTTCCTAGTGCAGAAACTGGTTCATAAAATGTCACTGACATCTCCCCgaaaacaatttttcaaaagatgaatgaaaaatgctgtattttaacTCACCGCCAACTCCACATACTGATCCTTGCGATTTTTCTCCCTCAGCCAGGAACTTTCGAGATTCATGAATGTGCCTGTAGCCAGAGTGCAGGTCAGTAACCCCGAAAAAAACAATTTTGCTGGGAGCCATTTTAAACCTGTTTCAGGATTTGGGGCACCTTTTTTCGTTGCCTTTTTTAGATTTGGGAAATAAGTGTTGAACTTTTGGGTCTTGCGGAGGGGAAGGTGGGATACACAAAGCCCAGGTTTTGGAAATTGCCCATTACCAGAGGGAACATGATTTcctaaaggaatgaaaaaattGGTATAGTATAGTATCCcttgcatacacatatatatacacctttGTCTAAGCTACACCTTACTGTATGTACTTTCATAGGTCACTAAAGTAGACttataatacacatatttttataactatatgTCACATGTATAGTATACTGATTTTTATGTGCAATATATATTTACGTGctaatataactatatatgtattttatatagattataaatacaaaaatatgtgtgtaatgtagtaaatataaattatataagatATACAATACATTTAACTCATAGAATAATGCTTATATTTATCTAAAGTAGAAATAcacttaatatataaatgtacatataaaaaatatgtagtaTATTGCACGTATATtccttttttgagtttatttattttgagagagagagagagagagagagagagagagagagagtctgtgcgagcaggagaggggcagagagagaatcccaagcaggtgctgagctgttagcacagagcctgacatggggactAAATTTCCcgaaccctgagataatgacctgagcagaaatcaagagctggacgcttaaccaactgagccacccaggcgccctatgtgGTGGTTTTCCTTTTGAATATGATCTTTTGCTCTAGGATCCAGactaaagcaattttattttttaattataaaattcgtttgatttattttttaaattttatttaaaactttcaaaaatgttttttattttcactgcttACTGCTTTTAGTTAAAGTACCTGGGTCTCCTgttgttggtttccttttgttttgttttgtgttttgcttgttttttaacaTCTATGATTTGTTACTCTAGGATTTGGAGtaaggcagttttattttttaagaaaaaattattttatttcaacattttaaaatttaattaattcctATTTGGAGCTATTGcttttaagtgtttggtaaaGGGGTGTGGAGAGTGGCAGGCCTCCACTTTAATTTCCCAGAATTCTTTGATCTGTCAGCCTGAAAACATAGTTAAAGAGTAGATTGTGCATTATGGTAGACGTGGGAGGGGGGAGTCGCAACCTCTGAAATCTGTCCaagacaaaataaactcaaacaacAATTTCAAACAAGGTTGCATCAACTCAACAAAGGGGGAAGCCAGTCTAACGAGGTGGAGGGTAAGGGGAGAATTCTTTGGGGATATCACTCACGTTCCAGTTTGTGAGAGTACCAAACGCATTAGCGAATGGTCCTTCGAGGACTGTCTGACACCTGAgattttggtcttctttttctgtttttaagtgtgcttatttattttgagagagggagagacagggggcACAAGAGCAGGAAGGGGGCTCCCAGCTTgccgctgtcagcgtggagccctcttgggatcctctgtctccctctctgtctgcctctccggCCTcgcctgctcgcgctctctctcaaaaataaacaaacattaagaaaattgcaTCTCTGAACTGCCATACGTACCACGTGGCAGTGTTAAGTCTAGTCGTTATGTTACATTATCTTCCTGGTACGTATTTATCTCAAAAGTGGCAGTTTTTACCTTGTGACCGACTCTAGGCCCTTCCTCCACCCACGCTTCTAGCACTCACAGATCCGATGTTGCTCCATGAGTTTGTCGagcttttttttagattccacatataactgagAACATAAAGCGTTTGTGTGAAGAACATTTTAATGGGCGTCCCCTCGACCATTTTGCGAGTACAGTTAAGAGCTGTTTTGATAACCCAGTATTAGGTATGTGGAACTAGTATCGGCGTCTACCTCAGTTAGGCTGCTTTGCACTCGTGTAGACTTGGCCTCTGGTAAACTTGGATCCCCCAAAAGGAGCTCCCAGCACTGGTTTCTTTAGACTTTTCATATTCAAGCAGCAGAAAGACCAAGTAACTACTAAGCTGGGAGAGGGTAAATGAGGCCACAGAGAGAGTAGAGGCCCTTAGTCTCCAGTAACCTTTGCCAACTGGGAATGTctacaaatattaaatacaaaggAATTCCATTAATACGACATCGTATTAAGGACAGTGGAGTCCAAAggacaggtgttttgttttgttttgttttttgtactgTTCATAGCTGGCAGAGAGGCGGGAGGAGCCATTTTGCGACTCCTCTCCCACATGCTTAGCTGTCTTCCTAAAGTGTCAGTTTCGCCTGGTTGCCTTaagaataccatatgatttcacttatgtgtggaatcttaCCGAACAGACAAAACAGAAGCAGACTGTAATACAGAGGAGACTGGAGATtgcagggtagggggagagagacggGCAAAATAAGTGAAGTGCATTAGGAGGCGCCAAGTTCCAGTCATGTAGCAAATCAGTCCCGgtgatgaaaagtacagcagaaGGAATATAGTCAAAATACAGCAGTGACTTTGTATGGTGATCATGGTGATTACACTGAtcgtggtgagcattttgtaaggTAGAGGAATGACGGATCACTGTGCtgtccacctgaaactactataatatTGTATTGTCAGCTATGCTTCGActcaaaaaaaaggagaagaagggatGGGATGGGGCTCTcctggtggaggagag
Protein-coding regions in this window:
- the LOC122477604 gene encoding LOW QUALITY PROTEIN: homeobox protein ESX1-like (The sequence of the model RefSeq protein was modified relative to this genomic sequence to represent the inferred CDS: deleted 1 base in 1 codon); this translates as MDPFNQFKREVTGFPSLGVDEDREELRESKQVAMSLTRNGEAEKAKAEFAPEQQAAGIEIKEEEDSGDDGAGYGHSNGREGAGNVGAGYPWPPGGETRDVGCGRSPRQLEPVEPKQEEHLPPAAAPAPVPVPAPAPAPAPAPGGRQPAGPRIVFTPLQVRHLESLFNYTQYPSTTMRQELSRFMNVPVARVQVWFKNRRAKLRRQQRALRYRNMPPMAMVPPFNFNVGGPYRGIFNRGPDCMWMPQEPMMPGPPRPPMPPFPPMFLPPPPWLHPPFPPCGCPPLFHHCGCPPPFPRYGCPPMAHPGAVPPVALP